A genome region from Dioscorea cayenensis subsp. rotundata cultivar TDr96_F1 unplaced genomic scaffold, TDr96_F1_v2_PseudoChromosome.rev07_lg8_w22 25.fasta BLBR01000784.1, whole genome shotgun sequence includes the following:
- the LOC120255006 gene encoding uncharacterized protein LOC120255006 — MFDNALKSKILVGVPLGEQGCVCNLHYADDLLVLTVGGAEDLRVIKLIFVGSFEGSVRLKLTFSKTCLYTTNLHQLPHMCEAKTVNCDVGLLPVTYLGLPVSGRRPRKQDWEGLIAKVRGRLSSWKSSYISIGGRLTLVNSVLSAVPTYWMSLYKLPK, encoded by the coding sequence ATGTTCGACAATGCACTGAAATCAAAAATTCTGGTTGGGGTGCCACTGGGGGAGCAGGGCTGTGTCTGCAACTTGCACTATGCGGATGATCTTCTGGTGTTGACGGTGGGGGGAGCCGAAGACCTCAGGGTGATCAAGTTGATTTTTGTCGGGTCTTTTGAGGGGTCAGTCCGCTTGAAACTAACTTTTTCCAAAACTTGCCTTTACACTACGAATTTGCACCAACTTCCTCATATGTGCGAGGCTAAAACGGTTAATTGTGATGTGGGTCTTCTCCCTGTGACCTATCTTGGCTTACCTGTTTCGGGTAGAAGACCTCGTAAGCAGGACTGGGAAGGCTTGATTGCCAAAGTCAGAGGGCGCCTGTCCTCCTGGAAATCTTCGTACATCTCTATTGGAGGACGGCTTACCCTAGTCAACTCGGTGTTATCGGCGGTACCAACATATTGGATGTCTCTCTACAAGTTACCGAAGTGA